CCAAAACAACCCGAGGTTGAAAAATTTGAGTGTTATTGATttggttgatttataaatttaaaaattcagcacaaataatttgatttgatatttgaaaaactcgAACAAATACGGTCATATACACACCTAGTGTAGGTTCatacaattatttatttgaagaactcaaaTTGGAAATCAACTACTCGCTCCGTCTCGTTTTATGTGGCACCATTTCATTTTTGGTCAATTTCAAGAAAGAATGTCACATTTCCTCAGAtggtaagtatttaaaggtaCACTAGAGATTAAAATAGTTCTACTTTTTAATATGACTATTTATTAAGGGCAATttgataaacattttaaaatctttatcttttcttaaactccatgcCCGATCAAATgtgccacataaaatggaaAGGAGGGAGTACCGAAGGTTGaatagtattatatatatatatattattagaatCATCGGTTACATACTTATCAATTAAGCATCGAATGTGTTAATTGTAGCATAATAACAACGTGCTAAACGTTATATTACTAATAGTCAGTGTTTGgccatatttttaaatatttttaaaaaattagatttgAAAGTGCAACTAAGATAATTAGCTTCAGAGTTTCATACAATAGACTACGAcacaaaccaaaataaaaataagagttaGATTAATCTTTTGTAAGTCGTTAAACTAGGCTATTTCTAGTGAACAAATATTACGAAAATTGGGGtttaataaattagatattatCATTGACGattttttattggttatatcatgttttttcaagaaaaaatataagtagGCAGGTTATAACTGCCTTAAAGTTATATCAACTTCAAGAGTGCGTTTAATGAGGAGGAAAGGTAAATAGAATTAGTTAGAGTCATAAATAAACATGGATGTATGCTGGACGAGTCATCAGATTCACGTGAATCCATGTTTTCCTCTTGAAATCATATATAGTGGTGTTTAGCTATGTGAATTCACACTCAAAGTATCATATAATGTGATGATGATTGACAGCAGCATTGTAAGTGAGGTtgagaatttgaattttatatctgtcttgttttatttttctttcttaaattgagtAATGCTCTctctaaataattattaatagcACTTTTGGGCTTTTGACATAACCACTTAAAGAGATGTTAACaaaatttagaaagaaaaataaaacaaatataaaactcaatgataagaacatataatataattttggacgaacaattttaaaatcttaACTGTTTTCAATTATAAAACCTAAGAatgtaaaacaaattaaattcataCTTCAAATCCATCTTTTCGTACTATCATCTCAAATCCTTAATAATACACATGAATAAAGTAGACTTTTCTATCCtcctaaaatatattaatttgaggtgagttttaacattttaaagaactcaataattatatttggctctaaaaacatgttttttttttcttcaaattaaacAAATTCTATGGTCAACAAATTTTGCCAAAAAATGCTTgcaaaattaaacatattttttccatttcaaGTGGGGTTCATGAATATGAACTCAAATTTGGTTTTGGTAAACCAACGGAGCATATCAGCCCAAACCCACATGTGAAGAAGCAACCACTCTTGACCttttcaataagaaaataataattgagcAATCTGATATTTTTAAAGCTACTAGCTGGAATCTTTAATTCTCCACCActccattttcttttcatttaacAACTATTCatatcttctaattttatattataaaaaataatatcaagatctatttttctatataataagGCCATATATTTATTTCCCAATTTGTCCATAAGGTTTTCAAGaacttttttttgtgtttgaggtacatttctctttattttgtctCTTGaatcaagaaattcaagatATTGCTGCCAAATctttttaactttgttaaaatatcagaaagattgaatcttttttttttttgaatctaGAAAATGCTACTAAATCTTTTTAACTTTGTTATAATATCATGAAGATTGAATCTTTCtgtttgattaaaaaaagaaaatgttgctAAATCTTTTTAACTTTGTTATAATATCATAAAGATTGGATCTTTTTGTTTCTTGAATCAAGAAAATGTTGCTAAATCTTTTTAACTTTGTTATAATATGagaaagattgaatctttttaTATCTTGaatcaagaaaatcaagaagatGCGACTGAATCTTTTTAACTTTGTTATAATATCATAAAGTTTGAATCTTTTTGTCTTTTGAATCAAGAAAATGCTGCTAAATCTTTTTAACCTTGTTATTGTGACAGAAAGTTTGAATCTTGTTGTCTCTTGAATCAAGAAAATGCTGCTAAGGAGTTCTTCAACACCACTTCTTGGATCTTTACACTCAGAGAGTCCCAACagtcatcaccatcatcatcaatcTGATTTAACCCCAAATCACACACCCAATTCCATTCACCATAGTTATAGCAAACTCTCATGTAGCCATGGTGGATATCAGAATTTTAATAGAAGTTTATACCCTTGTAAGTCTCCAATCTCTCCTTCATTTTCTGAGATCAGCAATGGCAACAAATTCCCATCTCATGGTTTTAGAAGAGCTCAATCTGAAGGGAACTTGGAAGGATTAGTAAAAGTTTCAACTGATGAAGTAGTTGATGAATTTACCCTCTCTAAACCAACCAACATGCTTTCGCGTAAACCACCAAAATCATTCTTGGAAACCATTCCATCTTTCTCCATTCACAATTCAAGGGAGCTTCATTCGGACGACGATGACAGCGATGACTTTGATTGCATAAGTGGACAGAACAGTTTGGGAATGAATGCTGTAAAAGAGGAAATGAGTCATGTGAGTCGAAATTCGAAGATAGAAATAGTTGAAGGCAGAGAAGAGATGTTCCTAGCAAGAGGACTTGGGGTTGCTGATATTGGTTGCTTTGATGATGGTGGCTGTGGCATAGGAGGTGGAGGAGGCGGTGTTTATCGCCCAGTAGCGTTCGATAGGGATGGTGGTGACAGCCAGGGACTTCATATAGAAGAGCATTACAAGAAAATGATAGAAGAGAATCCTGGCAATTCATTATTCTTGAGGAATTATGCCAACTTTTTATATGAAGTGAGTCTTTGCTTTTGTCCCTTCTCTTATTTTGCTTATTCAGTTATTGACAATAGCTAATTTTGCTTTTCTTTCGTGTTGGAGCagacaaagaaagaccttaaAGGGGCAGAGGAATACTATTCAAGAGCTATCTTAGCAGATCCATGTGATGGTGAAATTCTTTCACAATATGCTAAGCTTATATGGGAGCTTCACCGCGATACAGATAGAGCCACGAGCTATTTCGAAAGAGCAGTCCAAACAGCCTCCAGTGACAGGTCTTCTTCTCACCCACCACCAAGAACACTCAAgtctttttgaaattcatgaaCATGTTATTTACTTTCCAAAACTGACTGTTTTATCTTGTTTGATGTGTTAACAGTCACATACATGCTGCTTATGCTAATTTCCTCTGGGAAATAGAAGATGAGGAGGATGAGAATGATGAAACACAAACGCAACCAATGGTGCATACTGTAGCCACGGCTTCTATAACTGTTTGACTTGAAAGTACATTATCTGTCGTTGAAATATTTTCAGAAGAGTTGGTAGAAGCTTAGCAAGTAATTAGGAAGAACCTGTAATTTAGCATATAGTTAGTAATAAAACTGATGCACAGGACTTCTCTTTTCTCATACTTTTATGATTGAATGACTAACCCTTAAATAATGGTGCATACCATAGACTCTACCTCTATAACTGCTTGACTTGAAAGTACATTATTTATTCGAATAGGAAGAACAAAGATTGTAAAAGCTTCACAAGCAATTAGGAAGAACCAGTAATTAGCATCTTAGGTAGTAATAAAGCTGATGCACGAGACTTCTCTTTTCTCCTACTGTTGTGATCACCCAAGTAACCCCAAGTGAACCATTTTCAAGTTATCCAAGGGTATTTGTAATTGTTTCAATCAATGAACTAAGCAAGCAAGAACATAGACCAACTTCTAAGGCTAGGATAAAAAGATAATAAGTAAGGCAATTGGAAGTTGAAACACTATTGCTGATTGACCTTCTTTGCTCAATGTAGACTTAGCTTCCAACTAACTGTGCATTAAATGCCTAAGAATAGGGAAAGAGAAAGCATGTTATGCTTATACAGTGGCTGAAATAACAAAGTAAATGTCTGAAATATGAGATTATGTCAAGAATTCATGGACCTGCAATTACAACTATTTTACAACTAATTGCATCATATTGTATCAGGAAACATTTCAAAATGGTTCCAATTTCTAATATCTACTGATAGCAAGTTACACAACTATAATCATACATGATCGTCGATATTCATGTGACCAGAGATAAATCATACACGGACCTTACAAAGTGTGATTGTTCTAGAAAGCAAGCCAGCATGAAGACACAATGAACAATCTATTGAGTATCAACCAGTACAGAAGGGAAACACTAAGATAGGAGCAACTTTTTTTTGATAACCGAGAAATCCTTGAGGTCTAGTGGTGCATGGTTCTGAACTTGGTGGATAATGGGCCCGCCTTGCTACTCATTTTCTGTTCAAAGCTGTGGACTTTTCTTCTTTCTGTTGGGGTTTGGGGGTAGAGGAATTTGGGAgggaaaaaaatttatgttgtCACTTAGAATGTCCAAGAGAAATCTTCAAAAATTTGAGAGCAAGGTAGAATAACACGTCAACTAGTCTAGGATTCAATGCATCAAAGATTTATTAGCTAAAGTTAGAAACTAGCATGGAATAAAGGTGGAAACAAGACGATGAGCTTGGAAAATTCCATTACTACTACAGGTCATCCGTCATTCATATGCATTTTCATCGAGTACTCTCCTACTGGTAGGTGAGTCTAGAACTTTGACTCTTCATGTAAAATTTGACATGTTCTCTTTGATTTACTGTTAAATGCCAAACTTTCCGCCTAAGGATGTTGATTTTGCAAGTTGGATAGTCAATATATTGAAAATCATAGGAGAATGTTAAGTGCATGTCGAATCTGTGTCTAAACTAGTATGTTGCTGTTACACAGTATCTATGTTTCACCCAGATGCTTGGGAATGAATTTCGTATTAGATAGTTTACTGATGTGGATCAAAGTCATCGAAAGATTTGATATACATctacttttaacatttttttatttactcatACATAAAGTGTCAAAGCTTTGGCTCTAATATTTGTCAAAGcctgtttttgaaaaaatgctTTTCATGAGTCGAGAAtctatcagaaacaacctctctacctcacaccctccctagaccccacttgtggaatCACAGTGGGTATGTTGTTGTCATAAATTGCAAATAGGGTGGAGGTGCTAACTTGCTAACCATAGAagcataattaaatttttgaagtCTCTCCAACAGAATTTCTCTCAAGGTGTTCTAACTCAGACTGAGGCACTTCATGGGTTTGACTACAGCTTCAATTGCATCAGTGTTGTCTAATAATTATGGAAGACACTTAGACAATATACAGTCTTAATGTAATAATCTCAAATTTTGATGCAAATGAAGGGATTGTTGTTTATTGTCCGGATTCATCTAATAAATTGTTTATAAACTAGTATTCATTGATAGTGGACAATAAAACTACACgatcaatttatttttagaaatattactaaatattttcacatattattaatatttaaatgaaaataataaaaatagtaccTGAACTCTAAATTAATCATATGTGGTTTGTTTAGAATTCTTACTAGActtaaattaatctaaaatagtattatttaaatattaataacatgtgaaaatagttaataatatttctaaaaataaatcgaAAAAGTGTAATTTCTGTTGTCTACTATGAATTAATAAGTAATAGTTAAGCCCTTATTTATATTGGTGTTGATTAGTACTTATTCACCTGACAAACTgatatacatttgtatttgtagGAGTATC
The nucleotide sequence above comes from Solanum pennellii chromosome 9, SPENNV200. Encoded proteins:
- the LOC107031469 gene encoding uncharacterized protein LOC107031469 gives rise to the protein MLLRSSSTPLLGSLHSESPNSHHHHHQSDLTPNHTPNSIHHSYSKLSCSHGGYQNFNRSLYPCKSPISPSFSEISNGNKFPSHGFRRAQSEGNLEGLVKVSTDEVVDEFTLSKPTNMLSRKPPKSFLETIPSFSIHNSRELHSDDDDSDDFDCISGQNSLGMNAVKEEMSHVSRNSKIEIVEGREEMFLARGLGVADIGCFDDGGCGIGGGGGGVYRPVAFDRDGGDSQGLHIEEHYKKMIEENPGNSLFLRNYANFLYETKKDLKGAEEYYSRAILADPCDGEILSQYAKLIWELHRDTDRATSYFERAVQTASSDSHIHAAYANFLWEIEDEEDENDETQTQPMVHTVATASITV